CCGCACCACCCGATCCGTGGCGCTGACGGAGGCGGGCGCGCAGCTTTTCAGACGCGCAGCGCCAGCCATTAACGAGTTGGAACAGGCTATCCATGAAGTCAATTCCTCCAGGGATCGGCCCTCAGGAACGATCAGGATCAGCGCAGCAGAAGCCGGTGCAAGGCCACTTATTCAGAATATGCTGCCTGATTTTTTCAAAACCTATCCGGATATCCATGTTGAGTTTGTTGTCGATACGCGTTATGTCGATATCGTGGCGGATGGATTTAATGCCGGCATTCGCCTGCTGGAGGATGTTCCGCTGGATATGGTGGCGATCCCCTTTGGCCCGGAAACGATCCGCATTGCTGCCGTAGCGTCACCGGATTACCTGGCAAAGCACGGTTGCCCGGCATCGCCGGATGACCTCAGAAATCATCAATGTATACGCTTTCGCTTTCTTAGCGGAGCGCTTTATCATTGGGACTTGGAGTATCGCGGGCGCAGCACGAATGTGAACGTCAACGGCCCCATGACGTTAGGAAACACGAATTTGATGGTGGATGCCGCGCTGGCGGGGATCGGGATCGCTTGGGTGCCCGACTACCACGTTCATGGGCATCTTCGCGATGGTCGCCTGATTCAGGTGCTTCCCGAGTGGAGCCCGTCAGTAAGTCGAATCTGTCTCTATTACCCGGTTAACCACCATCAGCCGCTGGCGCTTAAGCTCTTCTGTGACGCCCTCAGGGAGTGGGCAAAAGCAGAGTCAGTCAATCCGGGCCAGAGTAGCGCCCCAGCCGGCAGAGCGCCGACCGAGGCAGGGTAGTCTAATAATTTTCCTCGGCCTGTTTTTTGAACAACTCGCGGAATACCGGATAAATATCCTCCGGTTCGCGAATGTGCTGTATGGCAAAATTATCAAAGGTGGCCTGCAGATGTTCATACTCGCGCCACAGGCTTTGATGGGCGCGGCGGGTGATCTCAATATAGCTGTAGTAGCGCACTACCGGCAGGATCTGCCTGGACAGAATGTCATGGCACAGCGGAGAGTCATCCGCCCAGTTATCGCCGTCCGAGGCCTGTGCCGCATAGATGTTCCATTGCGCCGGGTCGTAACGTTCCTTCACCACCTCATCCATAAGTTTTAGCGCGCTGGATACGATAGTCCCCCCCGTTTCCTGTGAGTAGAAGAACTCCTGCTCATCGACTTCCTTCGCCTGGGTATGATGGCGTATGTACACCACGTCGACATTTTTATAGGTTCTGCTTAAGAACAGATAGAGCAGAATATAAAAACGTTTGGCCATGTCCTTGGTCGGCTGATCCATCGAACCCGACACGTCCATCAGGCAGAACATCACTGCCTGGCTGGAGGGTTCGGCGCGCTTTTCAAAGTTTTTGTAACGCAAATCGAAAGTATCAATAAAAGGTACGCGCTTGATGCGCGCGCGCAGGTCGGCGATGTCATTACGCAAACGCTGCTCTTCGAGAAGTTGGGCAGGTTCGCTGTTTTCCACCCGCAGCAGATTTTCTTCCAGTTCAGCCAGACGGCGGCGTTTACCTGACGTCATGGCCGTGCGCCGCGCCAGCGAATTCTGCAATGAGCGAACCACGCTGATATTGGCCGGCACGCCGTTGGCGGTGTAGCCTGCGCGATGCGTCTTATACTCATTAAGTTGCCGGTGCTGGTTTTTCTTCAGATGCGGCAGCGCTAAATCTTCGAACAGCAGGTCGAGATACTCGTCTTTAGAAATATTGAAAACGAACTCATCCTGTCCTTCACCGTCCTTGCCTGCGTTACCCTGGCCGCTGCCGCCAGCGCCGCCTCCCTGGGGGCGATCGACCCGGTCATTTTGAACAAAATGATCGTTGCCTGGATGCACGCGATAGCGCTCGCCGCCGCGCCCCTGGTGAAAGCTGGGTTCGTTGATATCTTCAATGGGTATTGAGACCGATTCACCGCTCTCAACGTCGGTAACCGAACGCTTATTGATGGCCTCGGAGATCGACTGCTTAATTTGCGACTTGTAACGGCGCAAAAAACGCTGGCGATTGACCGCGCTTTTATTTTTGCCGTTGAGACGCCGATCGATAAAATAGGCCATAGCTCCCCCAAACATGGTTGCAGGCCGGGAAAGGCTCACCGCCTTTAACCCGGCCGGATGCGACTGTCAGCATCAGGACGATTTTCTTACGCGCAAATACCATTCGCACAGCAGGCGAACCTGTTTGCGGGTATAACCTTTCTCCATCATTCGATCGACGAAATCATCGTGCTTTTTCTGCTCGTCGCTGGACGTCTTGGCGTTAAATGAGATGACGGGCAGCAGCTCCTCCGTATTGGAAAACATTTTTTTCTCAATCACGGTGCGTAGCTTCTCATAACTGGTCCAGTTCGGATTACGTCCGCTGTTATGAGCGCGTGCGCGCAACACAAAGTTAACGATCTCATTGCGGAAGTCTTTTGGATTGCTGATCCCAGCCGGTTTTTCTATTTTTTCCAGCTCTGCGTTCAGCGCTTCGCGGTCAAACAGCTGGCCGGTATCCGGATCGCGATACTCCTGATCCTGGATCCAGAAATCAGCATAGGAAACATAACGGTCGAAAATGTTTTGTCCATATTCTGAATAGGACTCAAGATAGGCCGTCTGAATTTCCTTACCGATGAACTCGGCATATTTGGGGATCAGATAGCCTTTCAGGAATTCAAGATATTTTTCAGCCTGCTCCTGTGGGAACTGCTCGCGATCGATCTGCTGTTCCAGCACGTAAAAGAGATGGACCGGGTTCGCGGCGACTTCGGCGTGGTCAAAATTAAACACGCGCGAAAGGATTTTGAAGGCAAAACGCGTGGACAGCCCGTTCATGCCCTCGTCGACGCCAGCATAGTCGCGATACTCCTGATAGGATTTCGATTTAGGATCGGTATCCTTCAGGCTTTCACCGTCATAGACGCGCATTTTTGAATACGTGCTGGAGTTTTCCGGCTCTTTTAGGCGTGAAAGGATGGTGAAGCGAGCCAGCGTTTCCAGCGTGCCGGGTGCGCAGGGTGCATGCGCCAGCTCGCTGTTGACCAGCAGTTTTTCATAGATTTTCATCTCTTCAGAAACGCGCAGGCAGTAAGGCACCTTGACAATGTAAACACGGTCAAGGAAGGCCTCATTATTTTTGTTATTACGGAAAGTAACCCATTCTGATTCATTTGAGTGCGCCAGAATAATCCCGTTGAAAGGCAGAGCAGAGATGCCTTCTGTGCCGTTATAGTTCCCTTCCTGGGTGGCGGTAAGCAGCGGATGCAGCACCTTGATCGGGGCTTTGAACATCTCGACGAATTCCATAATCCCCTGGTTTGCCCGGCACAGCGCGCCAGAATAGCCATAAGCATCAGGGTCGTTCTGCGCGTGATCCTCCAGCTTACGAATATCGATTTTACCCACCAGCGCCGAGATGTCCTGGTTATTTTCATCGCCAGGTTCCGTTTTGGCGATGGCAACCTGTTCCAGTATCGACGGCCAGACCTTCACCACCTTAAAGCGCGTGATATCTCCACCGAACTCATTCAGTCGTTTGGCGGCCCAGGGTGACATAATGGTGCCAAGATAACGGCGGGGCACACCGTATTCCTTGTCGAGAATATGGGCATCTTCATGAGGATTAAACAGACACAGGGGGTGGTCATTCACCGGGCTCCGCTCGCCATTGGCGGTGAGCATATAAATCGGCACGCGCTGCATCAGTGATTTCAGCCGTTCAGCAAGAGAGGATTTACCTCCACCCACCGGTCCCAGCAGGTAGAGAATTTGCTTCTTCTCTTCAAGCCCCTGCGCAGCGTGTTTAAGGTAAGAAACGATCTGCTCGATAGCGTCTTCCATGCCATAAAATTCTTCAAACGCCGGGTAGCGTGCGACTACGCGGTTAGAGAAAAGACGCGAAAGGCGAGGCTCAAGAGCGGTATCAACCATCACCGGTTCACCAATAGCCATTAACAGTCGTTCCGCCGCATTGGCGTAGGCACTGCGATCCTGGCGACAAATAGTCAGGAACTCCTGCAGTGTGAACTCTTCGTCCTTGGCAGCCTCATAACGCTGACGATAGTGATCGAATATATTCATGGCGATGCCCGTCCTTTCGTTTTTATACCGTTCATACTCCGTGCTACAGGGGGCGGTTGTGGTCACCCGGAGTTGGCCTATCGGGCTTCACTCGTTATCTGCCTTGCTGTAACTCGAAAGACTTGGGTATAGCACTGGTAGCAGGAGCTTAAGAGACAACGACTCCTGAAGAATTTATATCTGAGTACAGCAACCCTTATGCCAACCTGGCGTAATTTATCGACCCGCTTTAAAAATTGTGGCTGCTGTGCCCGATAAACTGGAAAGTACATGAATAAGCTTAGAGTGCATTCAGAAAATTTCCTAATGTAGTTACTGCTTTCAAAGAAATTTCAATAACAAAGTGAAAAGGTAGCTAAGTGGCAGGTCCTGCCGTCGTGGCGTTCAGCTATCCGTTGCCCACATTCTGCACTTTTATCTCCTCCGATTTGCTCAAGATTGATTATGAGTGCTACAGTTTGTGTGGTTTTGTGACATACAAAACACTTCTTGTTTAGAATGTCAGGCTGATTGTTATATTTATAAGTTGAGCAAATTGTGAACTATTTCAAAGTTACCGCGCTTTCTGCATTTTTACCCTGTTGTTTTGTCGCTTTAGCGGCACAGGCCAATCCCTTAACGTTAGGAGCGGGCCTGATTTATAGTCAAAGCCCGTATAAAAGCGGACAGGATCGCTATTATCCCTTTCCTGTCATCAACTATGAGGGTGACAGCTTCTATGTTCGCAGTCTGCAGGCGGGGTACTACCTGTGGAAAGACCATCAGGATGAGCTGTCGCTGACCGTGTTAGGTTCACCGCAAAATTTTGACCCCGATGACGTCGACAGCGGCGATATGAAATCGCTGAATAAGCGCCGGATGACGATGATGGGCGGTCTTGCCTACCGTCATACTGCCGACTGGGGCATCGTGCGCACCGCGCTGGTGGGCGACGTGCTGAATAACAGCAACGGCATCATTTGGGATGTCACCTATCTTTATCGCTTTGAGTTTGGCCAGTTCAGCCTGACGCCGGGTATTGGTGCATTGTGGAACAGCGCAAATCAAAACCGCTATTATTACGGCATCAGCTCCGATGAATCCCGCCGCAGCGGCCTCAACAGTTACGACCCTAAAAGCAGCTGGAGCCCTTATCTTGAGCTGACCGCGGGCTGGAAGATCGATGACAACTGGAACGCGATGCTGTCCGGTCGCTATTCAAGGCTTGGCGGAGATATTAAAGACAGTCCGATGGTCGATAATAATGCACAAATGCTGCTAATGACCGGGGTGAGTTATTCGTTCTAACCCGACGCCTGCGCCCTGATTCAGGGCATTTTCCCTGGTTTGCACTTTCGTTATGCCCTGAAAAGGGGCGGGATGGTCCGATGAGCCGAACTGTCGTCTTTTCTGATGGCACCACCGTACCCGCCATTGGCCAGGGAACCTGGTTTATGGGCGAAGATGCCGCACGGCGCCGGTATGAGGTCGCCGCGTTACAGGCGGGCTTGGAGTCAGGTCTGACGCTTATCGATACGGCGGAGATGTATGCTGATGGCGGTGCTGAACGTGTGGTCGGTGACGCGCTGGACGGTCGCCGAGACCGGGCGTTTCTGGTCTCGAAAGTTTACCCATGGCACGCCGGGGAGCCAGATGCCATTGCCGCATGCGAACGCAGCCTGCGGCGTCTTAAAACCGATTATCTCGATCTTTATCTGCTGCACTGGCGCGGCAATATCCCTCTGGAAGAGACGCTCAGGGCGATGGATACTCTGCAACAGCAGGGAAAAATTCGCCGCTGGGGCGTTTCAAACTTCGATTGCGATGACCT
This DNA window, taken from Erwinia tasmaniensis Et1/99, encodes the following:
- a CDS encoding LysR family transcriptional regulator, with translation MSRITLPELSVFISLARQLNFSATARELGVSTSALSHSIRKLEARMGMQLFTRTTRSVALTEAGAQLFRRAAPAINELEQAIHEVNSSRDRPSGTIRISAAEAGARPLIQNMLPDFFKTYPDIHVEFVVDTRYVDIVADGFNAGIRLLEDVPLDMVAIPFGPETIRIAAVASPDYLAKHGCPASPDDLRNHQCIRFRFLSGALYHWDLEYRGRSTNVNVNGPMTLGNTNLMVDAALAGIGIAWVPDYHVHGHLRDGRLIQVLPEWSPSVSRICLYYPVNHHQPLALKLFCDALREWAKAESVNPGQSSAPAGRAPTEAG
- a CDS encoding YeaH/YhbH family protein codes for the protein MAYFIDRRLNGKNKSAVNRQRFLRRYKSQIKQSISEAINKRSVTDVESGESVSIPIEDINEPSFHQGRGGERYRVHPGNDHFVQNDRVDRPQGGGAGGSGQGNAGKDGEGQDEFVFNISKDEYLDLLFEDLALPHLKKNQHRQLNEYKTHRAGYTANGVPANISVVRSLQNSLARRTAMTSGKRRRLAELEENLLRVENSEPAQLLEEQRLRNDIADLRARIKRVPFIDTFDLRYKNFEKRAEPSSQAVMFCLMDVSGSMDQPTKDMAKRFYILLYLFLSRTYKNVDVVYIRHHTQAKEVDEQEFFYSQETGGTIVSSALKLMDEVVKERYDPAQWNIYAAQASDGDNWADDSPLCHDILSRQILPVVRYYSYIEITRRAHQSLWREYEHLQATFDNFAIQHIREPEDIYPVFRELFKKQAEENY
- the yeaG gene encoding protein kinase YeaG — its product is MNIFDHYRQRYEAAKDEEFTLQEFLTICRQDRSAYANAAERLLMAIGEPVMVDTALEPRLSRLFSNRVVARYPAFEEFYGMEDAIEQIVSYLKHAAQGLEEKKQILYLLGPVGGGKSSLAERLKSLMQRVPIYMLTANGERSPVNDHPLCLFNPHEDAHILDKEYGVPRRYLGTIMSPWAAKRLNEFGGDITRFKVVKVWPSILEQVAIAKTEPGDENNQDISALVGKIDIRKLEDHAQNDPDAYGYSGALCRANQGIMEFVEMFKAPIKVLHPLLTATQEGNYNGTEGISALPFNGIILAHSNESEWVTFRNNKNNEAFLDRVYIVKVPYCLRVSEEMKIYEKLLVNSELAHAPCAPGTLETLARFTILSRLKEPENSSTYSKMRVYDGESLKDTDPKSKSYQEYRDYAGVDEGMNGLSTRFAFKILSRVFNFDHAEVAANPVHLFYVLEQQIDREQFPQEQAEKYLEFLKGYLIPKYAEFIGKEIQTAYLESYSEYGQNIFDRYVSYADFWIQDQEYRDPDTGQLFDREALNAELEKIEKPAGISNPKDFRNEIVNFVLRARAHNSGRNPNWTSYEKLRTVIEKKMFSNTEELLPVISFNAKTSSDEQKKHDDFVDRMMEKGYTRKQVRLLCEWYLRVRKSS
- a CDS encoding MipA/OmpV family protein; the protein is MNYFKVTALSAFLPCCFVALAAQANPLTLGAGLIYSQSPYKSGQDRYYPFPVINYEGDSFYVRSLQAGYYLWKDHQDELSLTVLGSPQNFDPDDVDSGDMKSLNKRRMTMMGGLAYRHTADWGIVRTALVGDVLNNSNGIIWDVTYLYRFEFGQFSLTPGIGALWNSANQNRYYYGISSDESRRSGLNSYDPKSSWSPYLELTAGWKIDDNWNAMLSGRYSRLGGDIKDSPMVDNNAQMLLMTGVSYSF
- a CDS encoding aldo/keto reductase; translation: MSRTVVFSDGTTVPAIGQGTWFMGEDAARRRYEVAALQAGLESGLTLIDTAEMYADGGAERVVGDALDGRRDRAFLVSKVYPWHAGEPDAIAACERSLRRLKTDYLDLYLLHWRGNIPLEETLRAMDTLQQQGKIRRWGVSNFDCDDLQELLAEEGGRGCASNQVLYHLASRGIEHDLLPECQQLGMPVMAYCPLAQAGRLRGALMTHPLLHQLAQQKSISVAQLLLAWVIRQDGAIAIPKASSIAHIKENTAALNIAFSSDELAMINQAFPPPMSRVPLDMV